A region of the Chryseobacterium gotjawalense genome:
GTAAGAAAAAGACCTCTGCAGAAATTGAAGCAGAGGCAGATTTGTATTTGTCTAAAAACAAAAAAAGTGCTGAACTATGAGAGATAGTATAACAGCACCACAGAAAAGGCAAGTGCAAGATAAGCAATTTAAGGCACAAATGAAAAGGGTTTTTAAGTCCTTTTCTGAGAAGCCTAAAACAATGCTAATGGTTTCAATTGAAACAAAGGTTTTGAGGGCTAATATTTGCCGTTATGTAGCACAATGGCAAAGAGAGAACAGTATTGCAATAGTTAGAATGGGTTTTTGCCCTATTTCAAAGCACAGAGCAGGATTTTATAGTGTAGATCCTGAGTTAATTAATTCTAAAAGCAATACAAAATGATACAGCCACAATTTAACGACCTTAATAAACCTGAGACGGTTATAAACCATATTGCTGAATTTCAGAATGAACTTGAATTACAAAAAGAGAATAAAGGTATTTTTAAAGTAAAGACTGCTAACCAATGGATAGAGGAAGCAAAGAGCAGCCCTATACCTTTGATGTTATTTGGTGAGTTATGGCACGATAGCGAACTATGTATTTTGTTTGCTGATACTAATTTAGGAAAGTCAATTTTAGCCGTACAGATTGCGGATAGTATAAGTAAAGGCAAAAGTATTTCAGGGTTTAAAATGGAAGCGGAAAAGCAACCAGTCTTATATTTTGATTTTGAACTTTCAGCAAAGCAGTTTGAGATTAGATATGCCGTAAAGAATGAAGCTGAAAAAACATTTGAACAGCATTATACTTTTGATTTTAATTTTAAAAGAGTAGAAATAAATCCTGATGCTGAAATACCTGAGGGCAGTGATTTTGAAAGTTATCTAAATAAATCATTAGAGCAAAGTATTACTGAAACAGGTTCGAAAATTCTCATTATTGACAATCTTACATATCTTAAAAATGAAACCGAAAAGGCAAGAGATGCTTTGCCATTAATGAAGCATTTGAAAGCCTTAAAAAGCAAATACGGCCTCTCTATTTTAGCCCTCGCACACACCCCGAAAAGAGATTTGTCAAAACCAATAACACGCAATGACTTGCAAGGCAGTAAAATGCTTATCAATTTTGTAGATAGTTGCTTCACAATTGGAGAGAGTTATACTGATAAACATTTAAGATATGTGAAGCAGATTAAAGCCCGTAACACGGAGATAATTTACGATACCGAAAATGTAGTTGTATATCAAATTCAAAAGCCTTTCAATTTTCTTGAGTTTGAATTTGTGAGTTTTGGAACTGAAAGAGAACACCTAAAAGAACTCTCAGAAAAAGACCGTGAAAGTACTATTGAGAAAGCAAAAGAATTGAGTCAAAAAGGATTCTCACAAAGAAGCATTGCAGCAGAGTTACATATTTCATTAGGTGCAGTTAATAAATATCTAAAATTATAAGTGTTCACACTGTTCACACCGTTCACACTATGAACACTGTGAACACCGTGAACGCAAAAAGAGAAAAATTATGATTTATAGATATACTTTAGATAAGAGTAGTAAGAAAAACCATTGCCCAC
Encoded here:
- a CDS encoding AAA family ATPase; amino-acid sequence: MIQPQFNDLNKPETVINHIAEFQNELELQKENKGIFKVKTANQWIEEAKSSPIPLMLFGELWHDSELCILFADTNLGKSILAVQIADSISKGKSISGFKMEAEKQPVLYFDFELSAKQFEIRYAVKNEAEKTFEQHYTFDFNFKRVEINPDAEIPEGSDFESYLNKSLEQSITETGSKILIIDNLTYLKNETEKARDALPLMKHLKALKSKYGLSILALAHTPKRDLSKPITRNDLQGSKMLINFVDSCFTIGESYTDKHLRYVKQIKARNTEIIYDTENVVVYQIQKPFNFLEFEFVSFGTEREHLKELSEKDRESTIEKAKELSQKGFSQRSIAAELHISLGAVNKYLKL